From a region of the Acidobacteriota bacterium genome:
- a CDS encoding FkbM family methyltransferase, translated as MLTGGDPRKVACRRNGVRWLLDLNEGVQLALYLGVYERSTTRALARVARPGAIAIDVGANIGAQALPLALQVGQTGQVIAVEPADSAMARLRGNCALNPELRSRMTLVHRALGAPGDRPAESYFASWPLEAKANAHPVHQGNPERSSATGSTLDGLVAELGLARVDLIKLDVDGNELPVLRGAFATLEKHHPVVVFELAPYLLEERGDSPSDLPQLFLGLGYHLYDEESFAALPANLDALLHSIPNGGSRNVIASVQPI; from the coding sequence GTGCTAACCGGGGGAGACCCGCGCAAGGTCGCGTGCCGGCGGAACGGCGTACGGTGGCTGCTCGACCTCAACGAGGGCGTTCAGCTGGCCCTGTATCTCGGCGTCTACGAGCGTTCGACGACCCGAGCTCTGGCGCGAGTGGCACGGCCGGGAGCAATCGCCATCGACGTGGGTGCCAACATTGGCGCCCAGGCGCTGCCGCTGGCCCTGCAAGTCGGCCAGACCGGACAAGTGATTGCCGTCGAACCAGCCGATAGCGCGATGGCCCGGCTGCGGGGGAATTGCGCTCTCAACCCCGAGCTCCGCTCGCGGATGACGCTGGTCCATCGAGCCCTCGGCGCGCCGGGTGACCGGCCGGCCGAGAGTTACTTTGCTAGCTGGCCGCTCGAGGCGAAAGCCAACGCTCATCCTGTCCATCAAGGCAACCCTGAGCGATCGAGCGCGACGGGTTCCACGCTGGACGGCTTGGTCGCCGAGTTGGGCCTGGCCCGGGTGGACTTGATCAAGCTTGACGTGGACGGCAACGAACTCCCGGTGCTGAGGGGCGCTTTCGCGACGCTGGAGAAGCACCATCCGGTGGTGGTGTTCGAGTTGGCGCCCTATCTCCTCGAGGAGCGGGGCGACTCGCCAAGCGACTTGCCCCAGTTGTTCCTCGGCCTGGGCTACCACTTGTACGACGAAGAGTCGTTCGCCGCGCTCCCCGCCAATCTCGATGCGCTGCTGCACTCGATCCCAAACGGCGGGAGCCGCAACGTGATTGCCTCGGTCCAGCCAATCTAG
- a CDS encoding class I SAM-dependent methyltransferase, whose amino-acid sequence MAAPFRDVGQALRNALAHPLAQAIDPDDPAAPSIHRQIIRQKPLLRDVYEEWYDALAAQIGSAHPVLEIGSGAGYLAEYVPGIVTSDVRATPATQVVLDAHQLPFRTGALGAIAMTNVVHHLSDVESFLREAARTVKPGGVLTAIEPWVSPWSEWVYRHLHHEPFEPTATQWGFPAGGPLSAANGALPWILFVRDRERFERQYPEWQVELVRPGWPLRYLLSGGVSLRTLMPSATRGLLRWLDRRLERRADRWAMFALVVLRRREVSH is encoded by the coding sequence ATGGCCGCGCCTTTTCGTGACGTCGGCCAGGCCCTGAGGAATGCGCTTGCGCACCCGCTGGCGCAGGCGATCGACCCCGACGATCCAGCGGCGCCGTCCATTCATCGCCAGATCATCCGTCAGAAGCCCCTCCTGCGTGACGTTTACGAGGAATGGTATGACGCGTTAGCCGCGCAAATCGGCTCCGCTCATCCGGTCCTGGAAATTGGCAGCGGTGCCGGTTACCTCGCCGAATATGTGCCCGGCATTGTCACGTCTGACGTGCGGGCGACGCCCGCGACCCAGGTCGTGCTGGACGCACATCAGCTTCCGTTCCGGACCGGCGCGCTCGGCGCGATCGCGATGACCAACGTCGTGCACCACCTCTCCGACGTGGAGTCGTTTCTCCGGGAGGCCGCGCGGACGGTGAAGCCTGGTGGCGTGCTGACCGCGATCGAGCCTTGGGTGTCGCCCTGGTCGGAATGGGTCTATCGCCATCTGCATCACGAGCCATTCGAGCCCACCGCGACGCAGTGGGGTTTCCCAGCCGGCGGGCCGCTGTCCGCCGCCAACGGGGCCTTGCCATGGATTCTGTTCGTGCGCGATCGCGAGCGTTTTGAGAGGCAGTACCCTGAGTGGCAGGTGGAGTTGGTACGCCCCGGCTGGCCGCTTCGCTACCTGCTGTCGGGCGGCGTGTCGCTGCGCACACTGATGCCAAGCGCCACGCGTGGACTCCTGCGTTGGCTCGACCGTCGCCTGGAACGGCGCGCCGACCGGTGGGCAATGTTTGCGCTTGTCGTCCTTCGCCGCAGAGAGGTAAGCCACTGA
- a CDS encoding glycosyltransferase family 2 protein, giving the protein MQTFHKRYLYGLLAHYASYYLPAAARVAEISPTSRRFREALGVRPVTIVAPLNPDAFQSSEVFGFDSLRDAPPDRLILNGCLHFTPDVQDLLERVQGVCTPDTRIVLTYYSSLWKPVFRLASLLGLADTGPEQNWLSPSDIKNLLALSGFELVAESQRVLVPVYVPVLSNLINRWLAPLPGFRLLSLANVAVARRKVQRLGPAPSVSVIVPARNERGNIESLVQRLPAMGPNDELIFVEGHSSDGTWEEIQRVATVHASRSIRIYQQSGKGKGDAVRLGFGEARGEILMILDADLSVPPEVLPKFYRAIVDDVGEFINGSRLVYPMEKRAMRFINMMGNKFFAAAFSFLLGQPLKDTLCGTKVLRRAHYEAIARDRAYFGDFDPFGDFDLIFGAARQGFRIVELPVRYRERVYGDTNIRRWAHGLLLLRMTMFAARRLKFI; this is encoded by the coding sequence GTGCAAACCTTCCACAAACGTTACCTCTACGGACTGCTGGCGCACTACGCCTCCTATTACCTGCCGGCCGCCGCGCGGGTTGCCGAGATCAGCCCGACGTCGAGACGCTTTCGGGAGGCCCTCGGCGTCCGGCCGGTCACTATCGTCGCGCCACTTAACCCGGATGCATTTCAGTCGTCCGAGGTTTTCGGTTTTGACAGTCTCCGTGATGCGCCACCGGATCGATTGATATTGAATGGCTGCCTGCACTTTACGCCCGATGTGCAGGATCTGCTCGAGCGCGTGCAAGGCGTCTGCACACCCGATACCCGCATCGTCCTGACCTACTACAGCAGCCTGTGGAAGCCTGTCTTTCGCCTGGCCTCCCTGCTCGGACTGGCTGACACGGGCCCCGAGCAGAACTGGCTTTCCCCGTCCGACATCAAGAATCTGCTGGCGCTCTCGGGCTTCGAACTCGTGGCCGAATCGCAGCGCGTGCTCGTGCCTGTATATGTGCCGGTGTTGAGCAACTTGATCAATCGATGGCTGGCGCCGCTCCCTGGCTTTCGCCTGTTGTCGCTTGCCAACGTGGCCGTCGCCCGGCGCAAGGTTCAGCGGCTCGGTCCCGCGCCTTCGGTCTCGGTGATCGTGCCCGCGCGGAACGAGCGGGGCAACATTGAATCGTTGGTGCAGCGGCTTCCAGCCATGGGGCCCAACGACGAACTGATCTTCGTAGAGGGGCATTCGTCCGATGGCACCTGGGAAGAGATCCAGCGGGTCGCAACCGTTCACGCGAGCCGGAGCATCCGCATCTACCAGCAGTCTGGAAAGGGCAAGGGCGATGCGGTGCGGCTGGGCTTCGGCGAAGCGCGCGGCGAGATCCTCATGATCCTCGACGCCGACCTCTCGGTGCCGCCTGAGGTGCTGCCGAAGTTTTACCGCGCGATCGTCGATGACGTCGGTGAGTTCATCAACGGCAGCCGCCTGGTCTATCCCATGGAGAAGCGCGCCATGCGCTTCATCAACATGATGGGCAACAAGTTCTTTGCGGCCGCGTTCTCGTTCCTGCTCGGCCAGCCGCTCAAGGACACACTGTGTGGGACGAAGGTCTTGCGGCGGGCCCACTACGAGGCCATCGCGCGGGATCGGGCGTATTTTGGGGACTTCGACCCGTTTGGCGATTTCGACCTGATTTTCGGCGCGGCCAGGCAGGGCTTCCGGATCGTCGAATTGCCTGTGCGCTATCGGGAACGGGTCTACGGCGACACCAACATCCGACGCTGGGCGCACGGGCTGCTGCTGCTGCGCATGACGATGTTCGCTGCCCGCCGCCTGAAGTTCATCTAG
- a CDS encoding GDP-L-fucose synthase: protein MESAARIFVAGHSGLVGSAVLRRLRSEGFKNILTATRDQLDLRDQAAVNYWFRANRPDYVFLVAGTVGGILANSTRPAEFIYDNLLIHATTVHASHLYGVTKLLYLGSSCIYPRDVSQPMTESTLLTAPLEPTNEPYAIAKIAGIKLCQSYRTQYGSNFVSAMPSNLYGPHDNFDLESAHVLPALMRKFHEAKIAGRRQVTIWGSGKPRRELLHVDDLATACVFLMHHYNDESHINVGSGEDLSIRELAETIQAVVHPAAELVFDETKPDGTRRKLLDVTRMRSLGWRPTIPLRAGIESTYRWFLENHAADEPLDRTRSNA from the coding sequence ATGGAATCCGCCGCCCGAATCTTTGTCGCAGGTCACTCAGGACTGGTTGGCTCGGCGGTGCTCCGCAGGCTTCGCAGCGAGGGCTTCAAGAACATCCTGACCGCGACCAGAGACCAGCTGGACTTGAGGGATCAGGCGGCGGTGAACTACTGGTTCCGCGCCAACCGGCCGGACTACGTGTTTCTGGTCGCCGGCACGGTCGGCGGCATTCTGGCCAATTCCACTCGTCCGGCAGAATTCATTTACGATAATCTCCTGATTCACGCGACCACCGTGCACGCCTCGCACCTGTACGGAGTGACCAAGCTCCTCTATCTCGGCAGCTCCTGCATCTACCCCCGCGACGTCAGTCAACCGATGACTGAGAGCACATTGCTGACCGCACCACTCGAGCCAACGAACGAACCGTACGCCATCGCCAAGATCGCCGGTATCAAGTTGTGCCAGTCGTACCGGACTCAATACGGATCGAACTTTGTGTCGGCGATGCCCAGCAACCTGTATGGTCCGCACGACAACTTCGATCTGGAGTCGGCGCACGTCCTGCCGGCCCTGATGCGGAAATTCCATGAAGCTAAAATCGCGGGGCGTCGCCAGGTGACCATCTGGGGCAGCGGCAAGCCGAGGCGGGAATTGCTGCATGTCGACGATCTCGCCACGGCCTGCGTCTTCCTTATGCATCACTACAACGACGAGAGCCACATCAACGTGGGCTCTGGCGAAGACCTCAGCATCCGGGAGCTGGCGGAAACCATTCAGGCGGTGGTTCATCCCGCAGCAGAACTGGTCTTTGACGAGACCAAACCCGATGGCACCCGGCGGAAGTTACTCGACGTGACGCGGATGAGGTCCCTCGGCTGGCGCCCCACGATTCCGCTTCGCGCCGGTATCGAATCAACATATCGATGGTTCCTCGAGAACCACGCCGCTGATGAGCCACTGGACCGGACGCGGAGCAACGCTTGA
- a CDS encoding methyltransferase domain-containing protein, whose amino-acid sequence MDSCLYVASNLGAATTVTEAGLAGTTERHHLAIRLGPLATCLDPLGELARRPDLLGVIVAMERGWPGSSHLRLASAVLKQRRRVWFYWPAEQAVEVIDRDTLGSYWRLWVFCTTDLLQRRLTGLIRPQVHDPGADVVERCSDALRQLYTVAAPVPFAADFPLPATDHRIPGTGVYLRTDYWVQLTSGGSYGHTCYVAKELAAVTEGFTCLMASPFAMLDEFGLRQVVMPSASDSAAEIPLLAATWHYYPILKVAFGMQRPAYIYERLCLGNFAAALVSRELGIPYILEYNGSEISMSRSFNGTSLEHEQLFVRAEDAAFRQATLITVVSQVLKDSLIARKVDPRKILVNPNGADPVQYAPPPLEARRAVRSSLGFTDDDRVVGFSGTFGGWHGIDVLAAAIPKICARAPQAKFLLIGDGSHKPLLDEAVAQHGLQSRVHSAGRVPQQEGARLLGACDLFVSPHNSHMVDSKFFGSPTKLFEYMAMGAGIVGSDLEQLGEVLSPALQPADLVRADLRVGSERAVLCTPGSVDELVDAVTGLVDRADVAMSLGRNARQAVLDRFTWARHVGNVWRFVRDELPAGPGAAIDPGRVTTGDAYKEHVQDQWNHNPVGTHYAKTTEPHTLEWFQEVESHRYGAYAPWMPALMEFDQHAGHDVLEIGGGIGTDLSQFARHGARVTDLDLSAGHLALAQENFERRGLRGRFVHYDAETLPFEDHTFDLVYSNGVLHHTPNTRQVVAEIRRVLKPGGKAIVMMYAEHSVHYWRELVGALGLDRDLLKNHSIAEIMSRYVEVSQNDARPLVKVYTAARLKRVFDGFENRVIYKRQLMTSEIPGALRLLPIGLTERLMGWNVIIKARNPRA is encoded by the coding sequence ATGGACTCGTGCCTCTACGTCGCGTCCAACCTGGGCGCCGCGACGACGGTTACCGAGGCGGGGCTGGCGGGGACGACCGAGCGGCACCACTTGGCGATTCGCCTGGGTCCGCTCGCGACGTGCCTTGACCCGCTGGGAGAACTCGCCAGGCGGCCTGACCTGCTGGGCGTGATCGTGGCGATGGAGCGCGGTTGGCCCGGCTCGTCGCACCTGCGGCTTGCGTCCGCAGTGCTCAAGCAGCGGCGTCGCGTGTGGTTCTACTGGCCCGCCGAGCAGGCGGTCGAGGTCATCGATCGAGACACGCTCGGCAGTTACTGGCGGCTGTGGGTGTTCTGCACCACCGACCTGCTGCAGCGCCGTCTCACGGGCTTAATTCGGCCGCAAGTGCACGATCCCGGCGCCGACGTCGTTGAACGCTGCAGTGACGCCTTGCGGCAGCTGTACACGGTCGCAGCGCCGGTGCCATTCGCGGCAGATTTTCCGCTGCCGGCAACCGATCATCGGATCCCCGGTACCGGTGTCTACCTGCGCACTGATTATTGGGTGCAGCTGACCTCAGGTGGCAGTTACGGGCACACCTGCTACGTGGCCAAGGAGCTGGCGGCGGTCACCGAAGGCTTCACGTGCCTGATGGCCAGCCCCTTCGCCATGTTGGACGAGTTTGGCCTGCGGCAGGTGGTGATGCCGTCCGCTTCTGACTCCGCGGCCGAAATTCCGCTGCTCGCCGCGACGTGGCACTACTACCCCATTCTCAAGGTGGCGTTCGGCATGCAACGGCCGGCCTACATCTACGAGCGCTTGTGCCTCGGCAACTTCGCGGCCGCGCTGGTCAGTCGCGAACTCGGCATCCCCTACATCCTTGAGTACAACGGATCGGAGATCTCGATGAGCCGCAGCTTCAACGGCACCAGCCTCGAGCACGAGCAGTTGTTCGTGCGCGCCGAAGATGCTGCCTTCAGGCAGGCCACGCTGATCACCGTCGTGTCCCAGGTGCTGAAGGATTCCCTGATCGCCCGCAAGGTCGACCCGCGGAAGATTCTGGTCAACCCGAACGGCGCTGACCCCGTGCAATACGCGCCGCCGCCGCTCGAGGCCCGGAGAGCTGTTCGGTCCAGTCTCGGCTTCACGGACGACGACCGCGTGGTCGGATTTTCGGGAACCTTCGGCGGCTGGCACGGCATTGACGTCCTTGCGGCGGCGATTCCGAAGATTTGCGCGCGAGCGCCGCAAGCCAAGTTCCTGTTGATCGGCGACGGCTCGCACAAGCCGTTGCTGGACGAAGCGGTGGCACAGCACGGGCTGCAGTCGCGGGTCCACAGCGCCGGCCGGGTGCCGCAACAGGAAGGCGCGCGGCTATTGGGCGCGTGCGACCTGTTTGTGTCGCCACACAACAGCCACATGGTCGACAGCAAGTTCTTCGGCTCACCGACCAAGTTGTTCGAGTACATGGCAATGGGCGCCGGCATCGTCGGCAGCGATCTGGAGCAGTTGGGCGAGGTCCTGTCCCCTGCGCTGCAGCCTGCCGACTTGGTGCGGGCAGATCTGCGCGTCGGATCAGAACGCGCCGTATTGTGCACACCTGGCAGCGTTGACGAGCTCGTCGATGCCGTGACCGGATTGGTGGATCGAGCTGACGTCGCGATGTCGCTCGGGCGAAATGCCCGGCAAGCCGTGCTCGACCGGTTCACTTGGGCGCGTCACGTTGGCAACGTGTGGCGCTTCGTTCGTGACGAGCTACCGGCGGGTCCGGGCGCCGCGATCGATCCCGGGCGCGTCACGACCGGCGATGCCTACAAGGAGCACGTCCAGGACCAGTGGAACCACAACCCGGTCGGCACGCACTATGCGAAGACGACCGAGCCGCACACCCTTGAGTGGTTCCAGGAAGTCGAGTCACACCGCTACGGCGCGTACGCTCCGTGGATGCCGGCGTTGATGGAGTTTGATCAGCACGCCGGTCACGACGTGCTTGAGATCGGCGGCGGCATCGGTACGGATCTGAGTCAGTTCGCACGCCACGGCGCACGAGTTACTGACCTCGACCTGTCGGCGGGGCACCTTGCGCTGGCGCAGGAGAACTTCGAACGCCGCGGCCTGCGCGGACGGTTCGTGCACTATGACGCCGAGACCCTGCCGTTCGAAGACCACACCTTCGATCTCGTCTATTCCAACGGCGTGCTCCACCACACGCCGAACACTCGCCAGGTCGTCGCGGAGATCAGACGCGTCCTAAAACCGGGCGGCAAGGCGATTGTCATGATGTATGCCGAGCACTCGGTTCACTACTGGCGCGAGTTGGTGGGTGCCCTCGGGCTCGATCGCGACCTGTTGAAGAACCACTCGATCGCGGAGATCATGTCGCGCTACGTCGAGGTCTCGCAGAACGACGCGCGGCCGCTGGTTAAGGTCTATACGGCTGCCCGGCTGAAGCGCGTGTTCGACGGGTTCGAGAACCGAGTTATCTACAAGCGCCAGCTGATGACCAGCGAAATCCCCGGCGCGCTCCGCTTGCTGCCGATCGGCCTGACCGAACGCCTGATGGGCTGGAACGTCATCATCAAGGCCAGAAACCCTCGCGCTTGA
- a CDS encoding methyltransferase domain-containing protein: MAMCLFLTTELKASRVVDCDGLENTTERHRLVIPRAPMPPCADPLAELDRLPSLAGVIIEMERGWPGQSHLTLAAKVLSRGRRAWFYWPNEAACECLDRDRLRSYWNLWLFVTILRAGRALWRRITAPYRLYLVVRRMYRAASDAAFEYPPGYEDAVAAPVASPLPVELPPAEVYFAERSRLALDQLLEAIAPVTMDVGLPDAAHRIAGVGVYLRTDYWAKISSGGSYGHTCYVAKELAAVTERFVCFMGSRFAMLDDYGLRQVVLPPASETSNETDLLRAHWVYYPQLKLAMEALRPAYIYERLCMGNFCGAALSLELGIPYIVEYNGSEISMTRSFGGVGLTHEDVFIKAEDAAFRQATMISVVSEVVRDSLIARGVNPAKILVNPNGADPVAYAPLTGSARQELRDELGFAADDCVVGFTGTFGGWHGIDVLANAIPAICARAPRLRFLLIGDGTHKHLIDNVVAERDLAYHVRSVGRVPQQDGARMLPACDLFVSPHNSHMVDSKFFGSPTKLFEYMAVGGGIVGSDLEQLGEVLSPALRVEDFLKPGLQVTNERAVLCVPGDVTEFVEAVVSLAERPALAAALGRNARQAVLDSYSWQRHVANVWRFLAGEAAPAAVRVGKAAVSAAPGGDKLDRVRTGDEYKEEVQDQWNNNPVGSHYATENPSRTLDWYKEVERYRYAEYAPWMPEVMEYDRHAGEKVLEIGGGLGTDLSQFARHGSIVTDVDLSAGHLGHARENFALRGLTGEFVHHDAETLPFADNTFDVVYSNGVIHHTPNTERVVGEIRRVLKPGGKAIIMLYAEHSWHYWYRLVWEQGWKRGMLQRYSIGEIMSRRVEITKNDARPLVKVYGARRLRRMFKDFSGHQFFKRQMVTSELPEPMQWLPVGPLGKLVGWNIIIKATKPRG, from the coding sequence ATGGCAATGTGCCTCTTCCTGACGACGGAGTTGAAGGCGTCCCGGGTCGTCGACTGTGATGGCCTGGAGAACACGACGGAACGGCACCGTTTGGTGATTCCTCGCGCGCCAATGCCACCGTGCGCGGATCCGTTGGCCGAGCTTGACCGCCTTCCCAGTCTCGCCGGCGTCATCATCGAGATGGAGCGAGGGTGGCCAGGCCAATCCCACCTGACCCTGGCCGCCAAGGTCCTAAGTCGTGGCCGCCGGGCGTGGTTCTACTGGCCCAACGAGGCGGCGTGTGAGTGCCTTGATCGGGACCGGTTGCGCAGCTACTGGAACCTCTGGCTGTTCGTGACCATCCTGCGCGCCGGTCGCGCGCTGTGGCGCCGGATCACCGCTCCGTACCGCTTGTACCTGGTGGTGCGGCGGATGTATCGCGCGGCGAGTGACGCCGCCTTCGAGTATCCGCCAGGCTATGAAGACGCGGTCGCGGCGCCGGTCGCCTCGCCTCTGCCCGTGGAGTTACCACCGGCGGAAGTTTACTTCGCCGAGCGCTCGCGGTTGGCGCTGGACCAGTTGCTCGAGGCGATTGCGCCCGTCACAATGGATGTCGGCCTGCCGGATGCGGCGCATCGCATCGCTGGCGTTGGCGTCTACTTGCGCACGGACTACTGGGCAAAGATCTCCTCCGGTGGCAGCTACGGCCACACCTGCTACGTGGCGAAGGAACTGGCGGCGGTCACCGAGCGCTTCGTGTGCTTCATGGGAAGCCGCTTCGCCATGCTCGACGACTATGGCCTGCGCCAAGTGGTCTTGCCACCGGCATCGGAAACGAGTAACGAAACAGATTTGCTCAGGGCACACTGGGTCTACTATCCGCAGCTCAAGCTGGCCATGGAGGCACTGCGTCCCGCGTATATTTACGAGCGGCTGTGCATGGGCAACTTCTGCGGCGCCGCGCTCAGCCTCGAACTTGGGATTCCCTACATCGTTGAGTACAACGGGTCCGAGATTTCGATGACCCGCAGCTTTGGCGGCGTGGGTCTGACTCACGAGGACGTGTTTATCAAGGCGGAGGACGCCGCGTTCAGGCAGGCCACGATGATCAGCGTGGTCTCGGAGGTCGTGCGCGATTCATTGATTGCCCGAGGGGTAAATCCGGCGAAGATTCTGGTGAATCCGAACGGTGCCGATCCGGTGGCCTATGCGCCGCTCACCGGTTCAGCCCGCCAGGAGTTGCGCGACGAGTTGGGCTTCGCGGCCGATGACTGCGTGGTCGGCTTTACCGGCACCTTCGGCGGTTGGCACGGCATCGATGTGCTCGCGAATGCCATTCCGGCGATCTGCGCGCGCGCCCCCCGCCTTCGCTTCCTCCTCATTGGAGACGGCACCCACAAGCACCTGATCGATAACGTCGTGGCCGAGCGCGACCTGGCCTACCACGTGCGCAGCGTGGGCCGCGTCCCGCAGCAGGACGGCGCGCGCATGCTGCCGGCGTGCGATCTGTTTGTGTCACCGCACAACAGCCACATGGTTGACAGCAAGTTCTTCGGCTCGCCGACCAAGCTGTTCGAGTACATGGCCGTCGGCGGGGGCATTGTCGGCAGCGACCTCGAGCAACTTGGCGAAGTGCTGTCCCCGGCCCTTCGCGTCGAGGACTTCCTCAAGCCCGGATTGCAAGTGACCAATGAGCGCGCCGTGTTGTGCGTCCCGGGCGATGTCACGGAGTTCGTCGAAGCCGTCGTCTCGTTGGCAGAGCGCCCGGCGCTCGCGGCGGCCCTTGGCCGCAACGCCCGGCAGGCCGTGCTCGACTCGTACTCCTGGCAGCGGCACGTCGCCAATGTCTGGCGGTTCCTCGCCGGTGAGGCCGCGCCGGCGGCCGTTCGCGTGGGGAAGGCTGCCGTCTCGGCCGCGCCCGGCGGGGACAAGTTGGACCGGGTGCGCACGGGCGATGAGTACAAAGAAGAGGTTCAGGACCAGTGGAACAACAATCCGGTCGGGAGCCACTACGCCACGGAGAACCCGTCGCGCACCCTCGATTGGTATAAGGAGGTGGAGCGGTACCGCTACGCCGAGTACGCACCTTGGATGCCCGAGGTCATGGAATACGACCGTCACGCTGGCGAGAAAGTGCTGGAAATCGGCGGCGGTCTCGGCACCGACCTCAGTCAGTTCGCCCGTCACGGCAGCATTGTCACCGACGTGGACCTCTCGGCCGGCCACCTGGGTCACGCGCGCGAGAACTTCGCCCTGCGAGGATTGACAGGGGAGTTCGTGCATCACGACGCCGAGACGTTACCGTTCGCGGACAATACCTTTGATGTGGTTTACAGCAACGGCGTGATCCACCACACCCCGAACACCGAACGTGTCGTCGGCGAGATCCGCCGCGTGCTCAAGCCCGGAGGCAAGGCGATCATCATGCTCTACGCCGAGCACTCCTGGCACTACTGGTATCGCCTGGTGTGGGAGCAGGGGTGGAAGCGCGGCATGCTGCAGCGGTACTCGATCGGCGAGATCATGTCTCGCCGCGTCGAGATCACCAAGAATGACGCGCGGCCACTGGTCAAGGTTTACGGGGCTCGCCGTCTCCGTCGCATGTTCAAGGACTTTTCCGGGCACCAGTTCTTCAAGCGCCAGATGGTCACATCGGAGTTGCCCGAACCCATGCAATGGCTGCCGGTGGGTCCCCTCGGCAAGCTCGTGGGGTGGAACATCATCATCAAGGCGACCAAACCTCGAGGATGA